In Gammaproteobacteria bacterium, one genomic interval encodes:
- the dapB gene encoding 4-hydroxy-tetrahydrodipicolinate reductase encodes MKLCLAGATGHVGRELVKAVSDTGDFTLVAAVGRRGAGTELGGVSVDGSLTAALARGPVDVVIDYTHPDAVKGHVLEAVAAGCHVVIGTSGLSDADYVELDQAARARGVGLFAAGNFSLTAALLQHFALQAARAMSHWEILDYAGDTKPDAPSGTARELAYQLAQVTKPTWAVPVGETKGLREARGAELNGSQMHSIRVPGYYSAVEAVFGETGERIELRHESTSYAPYVAGTLLAARKVSGWKGLKRGMSVLLGL; translated from the coding sequence ATGAAACTCTGTCTCGCCGGTGCCACGGGCCACGTGGGCCGCGAACTTGTCAAAGCTGTCAGCGACACCGGCGACTTTACGTTGGTCGCCGCCGTGGGGCGTCGCGGCGCTGGCACGGAGCTCGGCGGCGTGTCGGTGGACGGCAGCCTCACGGCGGCGCTCGCCCGCGGCCCGGTGGACGTGGTCATCGACTACACCCATCCCGACGCCGTGAAGGGGCACGTGCTTGAGGCGGTGGCGGCGGGTTGTCATGTGGTGATCGGCACCTCGGGCCTGAGTGATGCGGATTACGTCGAATTGGACCAGGCCGCCCGGGCGCGCGGCGTGGGACTGTTCGCCGCCGGTAACTTCTCCCTCACGGCGGCGCTCCTGCAGCATTTCGCCCTGCAGGCGGCGCGGGCCATGTCCCATTGGGAGATCCTGGACTACGCGGGTGATACCAAGCCGGACGCGCCGAGCGGCACCGCGCGGGAACTGGCTTATCAATTGGCCCAAGTCACCAAGCCGACGTGGGCCGTGCCGGTGGGAGAGACCAAGGGCCTGAGGGAAGCACGGGGTGCCGAGCTCAACGGCTCGCAGATGCATTCCATCCGCGTACCGGGTTACTACTCGGCGGTGGAGGCGGTGTTCGGGGAAACGGGCGAGCGCATCGAGTTGCGCCATGAATCCACGAGCTATGCGCCTTATGTAGCGGGCACGTTGCTCGCGGCGAGGAAGGTCAGCGGCTGGAAGGGGCTCAAGCGTGGCATGAGCGTCCTTCTCGGGCTCTAG
- a CDS encoding DUF4382 domain-containing protein yields MNTPTTRLALILAAAALLAAGCNSSSDNAGTLNLSVSDTPVDGAEHVTVAFTGVEIQPADNMGSDRLEFDFQAPKVVDLLDQQGGRSAALLDGVSLPAGSYAWIRLKVDESQSSITLSDGSVHPLTIPSGSQTGLKLVRGFGVAAGSVTDFTVDFDLRKSVVLDAKGYKLKPALRIIDTLAVGSIAGSADNTLTLGGLAISAPACMPAAYIYAGGSVTPVDINTSGQMQPVATATLALNTTTGKYDYSADFLAAGTYTVALTCAGLDDPALTDALQFSTAKDAAVTAGSTTTVDFP; encoded by the coding sequence ATGAACACTCCCACGACCCGACTCGCGCTCATCCTCGCCGCAGCCGCCCTGCTGGCCGCCGGCTGCAACAGTTCCAGCGACAACGCCGGCACCCTCAACCTGTCCGTCAGCGATACCCCCGTGGATGGGGCCGAACACGTCACGGTTGCCTTCACCGGCGTCGAGATCCAGCCCGCCGACAACATGGGTTCGGACCGCCTGGAGTTCGACTTCCAGGCCCCCAAGGTCGTGGACCTCCTGGACCAGCAAGGCGGACGCAGCGCGGCGCTGCTGGACGGCGTCAGCCTGCCGGCCGGCTCCTATGCCTGGATCAGGCTCAAGGTCGATGAGAGCCAATCCAGCATCACCCTGAGCGACGGCTCGGTGCATCCGCTCACCATCCCGAGCGGCAGCCAGACCGGCCTCAAGCTGGTACGGGGCTTCGGCGTGGCTGCGGGCAGCGTGACCGACTTCACGGTGGACTTCGACCTGCGCAAGTCGGTGGTGCTCGATGCAAAGGGGTACAAGCTCAAGCCGGCGCTGCGGATCATCGACACCCTGGCGGTGGGCAGCATCGCAGGCTCAGCCGATAACACCCTCACTCTCGGCGGCCTCGCGATCTCCGCTCCTGCCTGCATGCCGGCAGCCTACATCTATGCCGGCGGCAGCGTGACTCCGGTGGACATCAATACGAGCGGACAGATGCAGCCGGTGGCGACCGCGACGCTGGCGCTCAACACCACCACGGGCAAGTACGACTACTCGGCCGATTTCCTGGCGGCGGGCACCTACACGGTGGCTCTCACCTGCGCGGGCCTGGATGATCCGGCACTGACGGATGCGCTGCAGTTCAGCACGGCGAAGGACGCGGCGGTCACTGCCGGCAGCACCACCACGGTGGATTTCCCGTAA
- a CDS encoding hemolysin III family protein — protein sequence MNSTVIPQETDFAFHPGEEFWNTLLHLIGLVLVLGALPVLLTLAAEHGTTLQVATFSLYGVTLAALYLVSTLYHYVKPGPLKRKLRRADHITIYYLIAGTYTPFCLVALGGTLGWGMCLTLWTLALLGTLFKLKVAYRYEFLSTLLYIVKGWAGLFVIVPLYHALPLPSFVLVLVGGVSYTLGAAFYSWDKLPYNHAIWHVFCLAGSITQFVAVFFLLGLPFKG from the coding sequence ATGAATAGCACCGTGATCCCGCAAGAGACGGACTTCGCGTTCCATCCCGGCGAAGAGTTCTGGAACACGCTGCTGCACCTCATCGGGCTGGTGCTCGTGCTGGGCGCGCTGCCGGTGCTGCTCACCCTGGCGGCGGAGCATGGCACCACCCTGCAGGTGGCGACCTTCAGCCTCTACGGTGTCACGCTGGCGGCGCTCTATCTCGTCTCGACCCTATACCACTACGTGAAGCCGGGTCCGCTGAAGCGCAAGCTGCGCCGCGCGGACCATATCACCATCTACTACCTCATCGCCGGCACCTACACGCCGTTCTGCCTGGTGGCCCTGGGCGGGACGCTGGGCTGGGGCATGTGCCTCACGCTGTGGACGCTGGCCCTGCTCGGCACGCTGTTCAAGCTCAAGGTGGCGTACCGCTATGAGTTCCTCTCCACGCTCCTATATATAGTGAAGGGCTGGGCAGGGCTGTTCGTGATCGTACCCCTCTATCACGCTCTGCCGTTGCCCTCGTTCGTGCTGGTGCTGGTGGGTGGCGTCTCTTACACCCTCGGGGCGGCGTTCTATAGCTGGGACAAGCTGCCTTACAACCATGCCATCTGGCATGTGTTCTGCCTCGCCGGGAGCATCACCCAGTTCGTGGCGGTGTTCTTCCTGCTCGGTCTGCCGTTCAAGGGCTGA
- a CDS encoding 2-hydroxychromene-2-carboxylate isomerase, with product MLARWYFDLISPYAYLHLKQFGKLPASLEIEYVPVLFAGMLKHHGHKGPAEIPSKRIYTYQHVTWLGAHLDLPFRMPPAHPFNSLHALRLIIAAGPTRQNVEAAFDLAWGEGRDLQDPGVLAELAGRLHIKDMQAALADEAVKARLKADTDGAIARGVFGVPSFLLGEHLFWGQDSLEMMLDCLKDPGLFDTPEMQRVRTLPQGATRKEVKGS from the coding sequence ATGCTGGCCCGCTGGTACTTCGACCTCATCTCGCCTTATGCCTACCTGCACCTGAAGCAGTTCGGGAAGCTGCCGGCGTCCCTCGAGATCGAATACGTGCCGGTGCTGTTCGCCGGGATGCTGAAGCATCACGGCCACAAGGGCCCCGCGGAGATCCCCAGCAAGCGCATCTATACCTACCAGCACGTGACTTGGCTGGGCGCACACCTGGATCTGCCTTTTCGGATGCCGCCGGCCCATCCCTTCAATTCCCTGCATGCTCTGCGCCTCATCATCGCCGCCGGGCCCACCCGGCAGAACGTGGAAGCCGCCTTCGACCTGGCCTGGGGGGAGGGGCGTGACCTCCAGGACCCGGGCGTGCTCGCGGAACTGGCCGGAAGGCTGCATATAAAGGACATGCAGGCCGCGCTGGCGGACGAGGCCGTGAAAGCGCGGCTCAAGGCGGATACCGACGGGGCGATAGCCCGGGGCGTGTTCGGCGTGCCGAGCTTCCTCCTGGGTGAACACCTGTTTTGGGGTCAGGATTCCCTGGAGATGATGCTCGATTGTCTGAAGGACCCGGGGTTGTTCGATACTCCCGAGATGCAGCGCGTGCGCACGCTGCCCCAGGGAGCGACGCGCAAGGAAGTGAAGGGTTCTTAA
- a CDS encoding energy transducer TonB, whose amino-acid sequence MVKALRGFPLGLEISVVLHVVVVAIIYAILHFHPNAMALPPVNDPFEHAIAVSIEHPPKPQPKPKVTPPETPKPKPLQPAIATEATQQLQQTSPPLQNPPPPTMPQQEQTQEQVNPDYEQIAMAILERNKRYPRQALLSGTEGTVEITFVLNSQGTVLSYTIEKPSGHDELDAEVRRLIHAVRFPPFPTNYTQPRMTLNVTIQFTLKGNVGP is encoded by the coding sequence GTGGTTAAGGCGCTGCGCGGCTTCCCGCTGGGCCTGGAGATCTCCGTCGTCCTGCATGTGGTGGTGGTCGCGATCATCTACGCGATCCTGCATTTCCACCCAAACGCCATGGCGCTGCCGCCGGTGAATGACCCGTTCGAGCACGCCATCGCCGTGAGCATCGAGCACCCACCCAAGCCGCAGCCCAAGCCCAAGGTGACGCCGCCCGAGACGCCCAAGCCCAAGCCGCTGCAGCCCGCCATCGCCACCGAGGCGACCCAGCAGCTGCAGCAGACCTCGCCGCCGCTGCAGAACCCGCCGCCGCCCACCATGCCCCAACAGGAGCAGACGCAGGAGCAGGTGAACCCGGATTACGAGCAGATCGCCATGGCGATCCTCGAGCGGAACAAGCGCTACCCGCGCCAGGCGCTGCTGAGCGGCACCGAGGGCACGGTGGAGATCACCTTCGTCCTCAACAGCCAGGGCACGGTGCTGAGCTACACCATCGAGAAACCCTCGGGCCACGATGAGCTGGACGCGGAGGTGCGGCGGCTCATCCACGCGGTGCGCTTCCCGCCGTTCCCGACGAACTACACGCAACCGCGCATGACGCTGAACGTGACCATCCAGTTCACGCTCAAAGGGAACGTGGGGCCCTGA
- a CDS encoding biopolymer transporter ExbD: protein MSAPQGGPPGDESSGYRPMAEINVTPMVDVMLVLLIIFMVTAPLMMAQLPIELPKVSNEDLGKPPEPLVVGLDAEGSFYVGSDKVSAADLPGKLQQLAQDNPDQIVYVRADKGIPYGQVMDLLGTVGKSGFYKISLMSEQPGG from the coding sequence ATGAGCGCACCCCAGGGAGGCCCGCCGGGAGACGAGTCCTCCGGCTACAGGCCCATGGCCGAGATCAACGTCACGCCCATGGTGGACGTGATGCTGGTGCTGCTGATCATCTTCATGGTGACGGCCCCCCTCATGATGGCGCAGCTGCCCATCGAGCTGCCCAAGGTCAGCAACGAGGACCTGGGCAAGCCGCCCGAGCCCCTGGTGGTGGGTCTCGACGCCGAGGGCAGCTTCTACGTGGGCAGCGACAAGGTGAGCGCCGCCGACCTGCCGGGCAAGCTGCAGCAGCTCGCCCAGGACAATCCGGACCAGATCGTGTACGTGCGCGCCGACAAGGGCATCCCCTATGGGCAGGTGATGGACCTGCTCGGCACCGTGGGCAAGTCCGGCTTCTACAAGATCTCACTCATGAGCGAGCAGCCCGGTGGTTAA
- a CDS encoding MotA/TolQ/ExbB proton channel family protein: MPAPQNPDINNILNPPDLTLGQLVLHADPVVQIALALLVILSIWSWGIMVDKWIEVTRARRAVRKLEAEVREGSAPETIAANDKHPCADVVRAGLKEWNAPPQVQESLHEERDRVERSMRNELAYEVRRMEKRLPFLATVGSAAPFIGLFGTVWGIMNSFTAIAQSHDTSLAVVAPGIAQALIGTAFGLAAAIPAVMAYNKFATEIGRYTGRMQTLISTVGGQLVKQARTGRA, translated from the coding sequence ATGCCAGCGCCCCAGAATCCCGACATCAACAACATCCTCAACCCGCCCGACCTAACCCTGGGCCAACTGGTGCTGCACGCCGATCCGGTGGTGCAGATCGCTCTCGCCCTGCTCGTGATCCTCTCGATCTGGAGCTGGGGCATCATGGTCGACAAGTGGATCGAGGTCACGCGGGCGCGACGGGCGGTGCGCAAGCTCGAAGCCGAGGTGCGCGAAGGCAGCGCTCCCGAGACCATCGCGGCGAACGACAAGCATCCCTGCGCCGACGTGGTGCGTGCGGGCCTGAAGGAATGGAACGCACCGCCTCAGGTGCAGGAGTCCCTGCACGAGGAGCGCGACCGCGTCGAGCGCAGCATGCGTAACGAGCTGGCTTACGAGGTGCGGCGCATGGAGAAGCGGCTCCCGTTCCTCGCTACCGTCGGCTCCGCCGCGCCCTTCATCGGCCTGTTCGGCACGGTATGGGGCATCATGAACAGCTTCACCGCCATCGCCCAGTCCCACGACACCAGCCTCGCTGTGGTGGCGCCCGGCATCGCCCAGGCGCTCATCGGCACCGCCTTCGGACTGGCGGCCGCCATCCCGGCGGTGATGGCCTACAACAAGTTCGCCACCGAGATCGGCCGCTACACCGGGCGCATGCAGACGCTGATCAGCACCGTGGGCGGCCAGCTGGTGAAGCAGGCGCGCACGGGGAGGGCCTGA
- the metK gene encoding methionine adenosyltransferase, with amino-acid sequence MPLSHLFTSESVSEGHPDKVADQISDAVLDAILAQDKRARVACETLVKTGVAVVAGEVTTNAWVDLEELVRRVICDIGYTSSDVGFDGKTCGILNVIGKQSPDINQGVDRGDPEDQGAGDQGLMFGYATNETREYMPAAIHYAHRLVEEQSKVRKSKKNPLPWLRPDAKSQVTLRYEDDKAVAIDAVVLSTQHDPSVKLATLKEGVMEEIIKPVLPAKLLHKGTKFHINPTGKFVIGGPVGDCGLTGRKIIVDTYGGWARHGGGAFSGKDPSKVDRSAAYAARYVAKNIVAAGIAERCEIQVSYAIGVAQPTSISVTTFGTGKIGDDKIEKLIRKHFDLRPYGIIKMLDLVHPMYRATASYGHFGRTPYKMKGPDGKTFTAFSWEQTDRAELLRDAAGLKGR; translated from the coding sequence ATGCCCCTCAGCCATCTGTTCACCTCGGAATCCGTCTCGGAAGGCCACCCCGACAAGGTCGCGGACCAGATCTCCGACGCGGTGCTGGATGCGATCCTCGCCCAGGACAAACGCGCGCGCGTCGCCTGCGAGACCCTGGTGAAGACCGGTGTCGCGGTGGTCGCGGGCGAGGTCACCACCAATGCCTGGGTGGACCTCGAGGAGCTGGTGCGCCGGGTGATCTGCGACATCGGCTACACCTCCTCCGACGTGGGCTTCGACGGCAAGACCTGCGGCATCCTCAACGTCATCGGCAAGCAGTCGCCTGACATCAACCAGGGCGTGGACCGCGGCGATCCCGAGGACCAGGGCGCCGGCGACCAGGGCCTGATGTTCGGCTACGCCACCAACGAGACGCGCGAGTACATGCCCGCGGCCATCCACTACGCACACCGCCTGGTGGAGGAGCAGTCCAAGGTCCGTAAGAGCAAGAAGAACCCCCTGCCGTGGCTCAGGCCCGACGCCAAGAGCCAGGTGACGCTGCGCTACGAGGACGACAAGGCCGTCGCCATCGACGCGGTGGTGCTCTCCACGCAGCACGATCCCTCCGTGAAGCTCGCCACCCTCAAGGAAGGCGTGATGGAGGAGATCATCAAGCCGGTGCTGCCGGCCAAGCTGCTGCACAAGGGCACCAAGTTCCACATCAACCCCACCGGCAAGTTCGTCATCGGCGGCCCGGTGGGCGACTGCGGCCTCACCGGCCGCAAAATCATCGTCGACACCTACGGCGGCTGGGCCCGCCACGGCGGCGGCGCGTTCTCCGGCAAGGACCCCTCCAAGGTGGACCGCTCGGCGGCCTACGCAGCGCGCTACGTGGCCAAGAACATCGTGGCCGCCGGCATCGCCGAGCGTTGCGAGATCCAGGTGAGCTACGCCATCGGCGTGGCTCAGCCCACCTCCATCTCCGTCACCACCTTCGGCACCGGCAAGATCGGCGACGACAAGATCGAGAAGCTGATCCGCAAGCACTTCGACCTGCGCCCCTACGGCATCATCAAGATGCTGGACCTGGTGCACCCGATGTACCGCGCCACCGCCTCCTACGGTCACTTCGGCCGCACGCCCTACAAGATGAAGGGACCGGACGGCAAGACCTTCACGGCCTTCAGCTGGGAGCAGACCGACAGGGCGGAACTCCTGCGCGACGCCGCGGGGCTCAAGGGCCGGTAA
- the ahcY gene encoding adenosylhomocysteinase → MNAVADKKQQDYFVKDIGLADWGRKELNIAETEMPGLMAVREEYRKSQPLKGARIAGSLHMTIQTAMLIESLKALGADIRWASCNIYSTQDHAAAAIAAAGTPVFAYKGESLEEYWEFTHRIMEWSDGGTPNMILDDGGDATILVVLGAKAEKDRSVIAKPSNEEETVLFKSIAKRLDSKPGFYSNILKNIKGVTEETTTGVHRLYEMQKAGALPFPAINVNDSVTKSKFDNLYGCRESLVDGIKRATDVMIAGKIALIAGYGDVGKGCAQSLRGLGATVWITEIDPICALQAAMEGYRVVTMDEAADKADIFVTATGNLDVITHDHMKRMKHNAIVCNIGHFDSEIEIAALRQYKWENIKPQVDHVIFPDGKRIIVLAEGRLVNLGCATGHPSFVMSNSFTNQVLAQIELYAHGAKYEKKVYVLPKHLDEKVARLHLERIGVHLTKLTTKQAQYLSVAQDGPFKPDHYRY, encoded by the coding sequence ATGAACGCAGTCGCAGACAAGAAGCAGCAAGACTATTTCGTGAAGGACATCGGCCTCGCCGACTGGGGCCGCAAGGAACTCAACATCGCCGAGACCGAGATGCCCGGCCTCATGGCGGTGCGCGAGGAGTACAGGAAGTCCCAGCCGCTGAAGGGCGCCCGCATCGCCGGCTCCCTGCACATGACCATCCAGACAGCCATGCTCATCGAGTCCCTCAAGGCGCTCGGTGCCGACATCCGCTGGGCCTCCTGCAACATCTATTCCACCCAGGACCATGCCGCCGCGGCCATCGCCGCCGCCGGCACGCCCGTGTTCGCCTACAAGGGCGAGAGCCTGGAGGAGTACTGGGAGTTCACCCACCGCATCATGGAATGGTCCGACGGCGGCACCCCTAACATGATCCTGGACGATGGCGGCGACGCCACCATCCTGGTGGTGCTGGGCGCCAAGGCCGAGAAGGACCGCTCTGTCATCGCCAAGCCCTCCAACGAGGAGGAGACGGTGCTGTTCAAGTCCATCGCCAAGCGCCTGGACAGCAAGCCCGGTTTCTACTCCAACATCCTCAAGAACATCAAGGGCGTGACCGAGGAGACTACCACCGGCGTGCACCGGCTCTATGAGATGCAGAAAGCCGGCGCCCTGCCCTTCCCGGCCATCAACGTCAACGACTCGGTCACCAAGTCCAAGTTCGACAACCTTTACGGCTGCCGCGAGTCGCTGGTGGACGGGATCAAGCGCGCCACCGACGTGATGATCGCCGGCAAGATCGCCCTGATCGCCGGCTACGGCGACGTGGGCAAGGGCTGCGCCCAGTCCCTGCGTGGCCTCGGTGCCACCGTGTGGATCACCGAGATCGACCCCATCTGCGCGCTGCAGGCGGCGATGGAAGGCTACCGCGTAGTGACCATGGACGAGGCCGCCGACAAGGCCGACATCTTCGTCACCGCCACCGGCAACCTGGATGTGATCACCCACGACCACATGAAACGCATGAAGCACAACGCCATCGTGTGCAACATCGGCCACTTCGACTCCGAGATCGAGATCGCCGCGCTTCGCCAGTACAAATGGGAGAACATCAAGCCCCAGGTAGACCACGTGATCTTCCCTGACGGCAAGCGCATCATCGTGCTGGCCGAGGGGCGCCTGGTGAACCTGGGCTGCGCCACCGGCCACCCCTCGTTCGTGATGTCCAACTCCTTCACCAACCAGGTGCTGGCGCAGATCGAGCTCTATGCCCACGGCGCCAAGTACGAGAAGAAGGTCTACGTGCTGCCCAAGCACCTGGATGAGAAGGTGGCGCGGCTGCACCTGGAACGCATCGGCGTGCACCTGACCAAGCTCACGACCAAGCAGGCGCAGTACCTCAGCGTGGCCCAGGACGGCCCCTTCAAGCCCGACCACTACCGCTATTGA
- a CDS encoding branched-chain amino acid transaminase, with the protein MAVNYPAHIWHNGKIKPWAEATTHVMAHGLHYGSSIFEGIRSYETPKGQMIFRLTDHLKRFYNSAKVYDIKMPYSLDELAAACREVIKVNTLPKSYIRPVAFRGAGGPLSLSADAPTEIAIGAWEMGAYLGAGVLEQGIDAGVSSWQRFAPNTIPAGAKAGGNYLSGQLIAREARRLGYGEGIALASTGLLSEGAGENLFLVFDGVLHTTPASAAILHGITRHTVMTLAREAGIEVVERDMPREYLYFADEIFMCGTAAEITPLRSVDAKPVGAGKPGPLTRRIQELFFGLFKGTTPDKHGWLEPVG; encoded by the coding sequence ATGGCCGTGAACTATCCCGCCCATATCTGGCACAACGGCAAGATCAAGCCCTGGGCGGAGGCCACCACCCACGTGATGGCGCACGGGCTGCACTACGGCTCCTCCATCTTCGAGGGCATCCGCAGCTACGAGACCCCCAAGGGGCAGATGATCTTCCGCCTCACGGACCACCTGAAGCGCTTCTACAATTCCGCCAAGGTGTACGACATCAAGATGCCGTACTCCCTGGACGAGCTCGCGGCCGCCTGCCGCGAGGTCATAAAAGTGAATACGCTGCCCAAGTCCTACATCCGCCCGGTGGCGTTCCGCGGCGCCGGCGGCCCCTTGAGCCTCTCCGCCGATGCGCCCACCGAGATCGCCATCGGCGCCTGGGAGATGGGCGCCTACCTCGGCGCCGGCGTACTGGAGCAGGGCATCGACGCCGGCGTCTCCAGCTGGCAGCGTTTCGCCCCCAACACCATCCCGGCCGGCGCCAAGGCCGGCGGCAACTACCTCTCGGGCCAGCTCATCGCGCGCGAGGCGCGCCGGCTCGGCTACGGCGAGGGCATCGCGCTCGCCTCCACGGGCCTCCTCTCCGAAGGTGCCGGCGAGAACCTGTTCCTAGTGTTCGACGGCGTGCTGCACACCACCCCGGCGAGCGCCGCCATCCTGCACGGCATCACCCGCCACACCGTCATGACCCTGGCCAGGGAAGCGGGCATCGAGGTGGTGGAGCGGGACATGCCGCGCGAGTACCTCTATTTCGCCGATGAGATCTTCATGTGCGGCACCGCCGCCGAGATCACGCCGCTGCGCTCGGTGGATGCCAAGCCTGTGGGTGCGGGCAAGCCCGGCCCCCTCACCCGCCGCATCCAGGAGCTGTTCTTCGGCCTGTTCAAGGGCACCACGCCCGACAAGCATGGCTGGCTCGAGCCGGTGGGCTGA
- the cysK gene encoding cysteine synthase A, with product MIHDSILGTVGRTPVVRLNRIPPKHVDIYVKLEMFNPASSVKDRLALGIILDAEQRGTLKPGQTVIEATSGNTGIALAMVCAAKGYPFVAVMADSFSIERRKLMRAFGAKVILTPAAERGSGMVKKAEELAKKHGWFLTRQFDNEANPAYHRSTTGPEILQDFAGRRLDYFVTGWGTGGTLTGVGEVLKLARPGIKVVAGEPAVASLLAGKPWASHKIQGWTPDFVPAVLNSKVVDEIVPIDDATARDTAQRLMKEEGMLVGISAGATLAAALKTAESAPKGSVMLAMLPDTAERYLSTILFEGINEGSDDEWLAKQ from the coding sequence ATGATCCATGACAGCATCCTAGGCACCGTCGGCCGCACCCCGGTGGTGCGCCTCAACCGCATCCCGCCCAAGCACGTGGATATCTACGTGAAGCTGGAGATGTTCAACCCGGCCTCGTCCGTGAAGGACCGCCTGGCACTCGGCATCATCCTGGACGCGGAGCAGCGCGGCACCCTGAAGCCTGGCCAGACCGTGATCGAGGCCACCTCCGGCAACACCGGCATCGCGCTCGCCATGGTGTGCGCGGCCAAGGGCTACCCGTTCGTGGCGGTGATGGCGGACAGCTTCTCCATCGAACGGCGCAAGCTCATGCGCGCGTTCGGCGCCAAGGTCATCCTCACCCCCGCCGCCGAGCGCGGCAGCGGCATGGTGAAGAAAGCCGAGGAATTGGCGAAGAAGCACGGCTGGTTCCTGACGCGCCAGTTCGACAACGAGGCGAACCCCGCCTACCACCGCAGCACCACGGGCCCCGAGATCCTGCAGGACTTCGCCGGCCGCCGGCTCGACTACTTCGTGACCGGCTGGGGCACCGGCGGCACCCTCACCGGCGTGGGCGAGGTGCTGAAGCTCGCGCGCCCCGGCATCAAGGTGGTCGCGGGTGAGCCCGCGGTGGCCTCGCTCCTGGCCGGCAAGCCCTGGGCCTCCCACAAGATCCAGGGCTGGACCCCGGACTTCGTGCCGGCGGTGCTGAACAGCAAGGTGGTGGACGAGATCGTCCCCATCGACGACGCCACCGCCCGCGACACCGCGCAGCGGCTGATGAAGGAGGAAGGCATGCTGGTCGGCATCTCCGCGGGCGCCACCCTGGCGGCAGCCCTCAAGACAGCGGAGTCCGCGCCCAAGGGCTCGGTCATGCTCGCCATGCTGCCGGATACGGCAGAACGTTATCTCTCCACGATCCTGTTCGAGGGGATCAACGAGGGTTCCGACGACGAATGGCTGGCTAAACAGTAA
- a CDS encoding class I SAM-dependent methyltransferase: MSNRTISMTDRLYDYLLGVSLREAPVLKRLRDETARMSNANMQISPEQGQFMQMLARLMGARRYLEVGVFTGYSSLAVALALPEDGRVLACDVSEEYTAVAQRYWKEAKVAGKIELKLAPAAQTLDARIAAGEAGSYDFAFIDADKTGYADYYERILQLLRPGGLVAVDNVLWNGRVLEPEDMTEDTTAIRRFNDALHRDERVELSMVPIGDGLTLARKR; encoded by the coding sequence ATGTCCAATCGTACCATCTCCATGACCGACCGCCTCTACGACTACCTGCTCGGTGTGTCGCTGCGGGAAGCGCCGGTGCTGAAGCGCCTGCGGGACGAGACCGCCCGCATGTCCAACGCGAACATGCAGATCTCGCCGGAGCAGGGGCAATTCATGCAGATGCTGGCCCGGCTCATGGGCGCGCGCCGCTACCTGGAGGTGGGTGTGTTCACGGGCTACAGCAGCCTGGCGGTGGCGCTGGCGCTGCCTGAGGACGGCCGGGTGCTGGCCTGCGACGTGAGCGAGGAATATACCGCGGTGGCTCAGCGGTACTGGAAGGAAGCCAAGGTGGCCGGCAAGATCGAGCTCAAACTGGCCCCGGCGGCCCAGACCCTGGACGCGCGCATCGCTGCCGGCGAAGCGGGCAGCTATGACTTCGCCTTCATCGACGCGGACAAGACCGGCTACGCCGACTACTACGAGCGTATCCTGCAGCTGCTGAGGCCCGGGGGCCTGGTGGCGGTGGACAATGTGCTCTGGAACGGCCGGGTGCTGGAGCCGGAGGACATGACCGAGGACACTACCGCGATCCGCCGCTTCAACGACGCGCTGCACCGGGACGAGCGCGTCGAACTCTCCATGGTTCCGATCGGAGACGGCCTGACACTAGCGCGCAAGCGCTAA